The following coding sequences lie in one bacterium genomic window:
- a CDS encoding T9SS type A sorting domain-containing protein, translated as MNRAAIIVAIFFVLSATAWGGWKSETVASEGDVGAGCCLAVDRWGRPHISYVDKTQGKVMYARYSGSSWELDTVASDVEVPGNTALALDAYDEPYVVFQDNEENELKYAYRSGTNWVTEGIAAGTELGYYLSVNVWPTNPRVSYTQPLGTNVRLKYAYRDTGEWYTETAVSSGGGNFNTLFIDNAERPNIVYWNHSSLSVRHAVRDGSEWSIDDIAEGIDCDALLGPDGKIHVSFAKVNNKGLNYAVSTSGGSWDIENIAAVKGLPAFTQICVNGTGDVFISYFNFDKWDLRIMTKRGGSWTHEIVATGAYVGLPHSSAISGRDPVIAYYDSDNKDLKLARYVTDVELTSFKAVRNREAVDIRWTVDGAEGVAGYNLYRAADEAKREKVNRVLIEGSSPFLYCDDAAAATVGYRYWLEAVTTTGTGRTFGPVSVPPAAKARAFALYQNVPNPAPGATTFSFELPEASDVKLVIYDAAGRKVGTVADGYFAAGRHDVPFQGNLAPGVYVYRIYAGSRTAARKMVVVE; from the coding sequence ATGAATAGAGCGGCGATTATCGTTGCGATATTTTTCGTGTTAAGCGCGACGGCCTGGGGTGGGTGGAAATCGGAGACCGTCGCCTCCGAGGGCGACGTAGGCGCGGGTTGTTGCCTGGCGGTGGACCGCTGGGGCCGGCCTCACATAAGTTACGTCGATAAAACGCAGGGCAAAGTAATGTACGCCCGCTACTCGGGCTCGAGTTGGGAACTCGATACCGTCGCATCGGACGTCGAAGTACCGGGCAATACGGCACTCGCGCTCGACGCGTACGATGAGCCCTACGTAGTCTTCCAGGATAACGAAGAGAACGAGTTAAAGTACGCATACCGTTCGGGGACCAACTGGGTTACGGAAGGGATTGCCGCCGGAACAGAGCTCGGCTATTACCTTTCCGTCAACGTTTGGCCCACTAACCCGCGCGTCTCGTACACCCAACCCCTAGGTACAAACGTCAGATTGAAATACGCATACCGGGACACCGGTGAATGGTACACGGAAACGGCGGTTTCAAGCGGCGGCGGCAATTTCAACACCCTCTTCATCGACAACGCCGAAAGGCCTAACATCGTATACTGGAACCACAGTTCCTTAAGCGTAAGGCACGCGGTCCGCGACGGCTCGGAATGGTCGATAGACGACATCGCCGAAGGCATAGACTGCGATGCTCTACTCGGTCCGGACGGCAAAATCCACGTCAGCTTCGCGAAGGTCAACAACAAGGGCCTTAACTATGCCGTATCTACGTCCGGCGGAAGCTGGGATATAGAAAACATAGCCGCCGTGAAGGGGTTACCGGCCTTTACCCAAATTTGCGTTAACGGCACCGGAGACGTCTTCATCTCATACTTCAACTTCGATAAGTGGGACCTCCGCATCATGACCAAGAGGGGCGGCTCCTGGACCCACGAAATCGTCGCCACCGGCGCGTACGTGGGCCTACCCCACTCCTCCGCCATCAGCGGCCGCGATCCGGTAATCGCGTACTACGATTCCGACAACAAAGACCTAAAACTCGCCCGCTACGTTACCGACGTCGAGCTAACGTCGTTCAAGGCCGTACGCAACCGTGAAGCCGTGGACATCCGCTGGACCGTCGACGGCGCCGAGGGAGTGGCCGGCTACAACCTCTACCGGGCCGCCGACGAGGCTAAACGCGAGAAGGTAAACCGCGTCCTGATCGAAGGCTCCTCGCCGTTCCTCTACTGCGACGACGCGGCTGCGGCAACCGTCGGGTACCGCTATTGGCTCGAGGCCGTCACCACGACCGGAACGGGGCGCACGTTCGGGCCGGTATCGGTCCCGCCGGCCGCTAAAGCCCGGGCGTTCGCGCTCTACCAGAACGTGCCGAACCCGGCCCCGGGCGCGACGACGTTCTCGTTCGAGCTGCCGGAAGCCTCCGACGTGAAGCTCGTCATATACGACGCCGCCGGCCGCAAGGTGGGCACTGTGGCCGACGGGTACTTCGCCGCGGGCCGCCACGACGTGCCGTTCCAGGGCAACCTCGCACCCGGTGTGTACGTCTACCGCATCTACGCCGGCTCGAGAACGGCCGCGCGCAAGATGGTGGTAGTCGAATAG